One genomic window of Magnolia sinica isolate HGM2019 chromosome 3, MsV1, whole genome shotgun sequence includes the following:
- the LOC131240994 gene encoding peroxisome biogenesis protein 7, which yields MPFFKTPFNGYSVKFSPFYENRLAVATAQNFGILGNGRLHVLDLTPSSAISNPMSFDTADGVYDAAWSESNENLLIAAVADGSLKVYDVALPPTANPIRSLHEHSREIHSVDYNPVRRDSFLSASWDDTIKLWTIDRPASLRTFKEHAYCVYAAVWNPRHADVFASASGDCTLRIWDVREPASTMLIPAHDFEILSCDWNKYDDCCIATASVDKSIRVWDVRSFRAPVAVLNGHGFAVRRIKFSPHQESLIVSCSYDMTVCMWDYRVEDALLGRYDHHTEFAVGVDMSVLVEGLLASTGWDELVYVWQHGTDPRAM from the coding sequence ATGCCTTTCTTCAAGACACCTTTCAATGGCTACTCCGTGAAATTCAGCCCCTTCTACGAAAACCGCCTGGCGGTGGCGACAGCGCAGAACTTCGGCATCCTCGGCAACGGCCGCCTCCACGTCCTCGACCTCACCCCGTCCTCGGCCATCTCCAACCCTATGTCCTTCGACACCGCCGACGGAGTCTACGATGCCGCGTGGTCCGAATCAAACGAAAATCTCCTCATCGCTGCCGTCGCCGACGGATCCCTCAAGGTCTACGACGTCGCCCTCCCACCGACCGCCAACCCCATCCGATCCCTCCACGAGCACTCCCGCGAGATCCATTCCGTCGATTACAATCCCGTTCGCCGCGATTCCTTCCTCTCCGCCTCCTGGGATGACACCATCAAGCTCTGGACCATTGATCGACCCGCCAGTCTCCGCACTTTCAAGGAGCACGCCTACTGCGTCTACGCCGCTGTCTGGAACCCTCGCCACGCCGATGTCTTCGCCTCCGCTTCCGGCGACTGCACTCTCCGCATCTGGGACGTCCGCGAGCCTGCCTCCACCATGCTTATCCCTGCCCACGACTTCGAGATCCTCTCCTGCGACTGGAACAAGTACGATGACTGCTGCATCGCCACCGCGTCCGTTGACAAGTCCATCCGCGTGTGGGACGTGCGGAGCTTCCGCGCCCCCGTCGCTGTGCTCAATGGGCATGGCTTTGCTGTCCGGCGGATCAAGTTCTCGCCACACCAGGAGAGCCTGATCGTGTCTTGCTCGTACGACATGACGGTGTGCATGTGGGATTACCGAGTGGAGGATGCTCTTCTTGGACGATACGACCACCACACGGAGTTTGCGGTTGGAGTGGACATGAGTGTGCTTGTTGAGGGGCTGTTGGCGAGCACAGGGTGGGACGAGCTCGTGTATGTGTGGCAGCATGGGACGGATCCAAGAGCAATGTGA